The sequence CGTCCGCGAACACGTCTACTGGGCCGGCAAAGCCGGCCTGTGAACCCCAAGTACAAAGGCCTTGATCCGGACCGGGAGAGTCAGGACGTTTTCCGACTCGTTAGGACCCGGTACGGATGGCCGCGACTTTCACCTTCACGGGTTTCTCTCCGTGCAGCCCCAAACGCGTGTTCGGGCGGTTCTGCTCGGCTTCTCGGATTCCCTCCAGGATTTCCTGGAGGGAATCCCCGAGGCTTTGCGCGAGGGGCCGAATGGGGTACGGTAATCACCGATGAACTCGCTGCTACGGGGCGGGGTGATCGGTGCGGATCCGACTCAACGTCGCCTTTCGTCGGCGGCGGTGCGGGCGGGTGTGCATTCGCGCGCCAGTTCCCCGTGGAGAGGGGGCCCGGATGGGCCTCGGCAGTGAAGACGACGAGCGGAAGAAGTGGTTGCGCAGCCTGTTGAAGGCGCTTCGCCACGCGACACCGCTGGTCGCCCTGGTGGCGGACGTCCTGGCCATCCTGTACGGGATCCAGGTAGTCGCTGGCAGGTAGCCGGTCCGGGTGAACGGTAATCACCCGGACCGGCCGCTTGTAAGGGGAACGCGGTCCGCCCATGGTCCAGTGCCACGGGCGGACCGCGGTTGCGTGTCGGGTAGACGTGATGTCGATGCCGATTGCCCCTCCCGTAGGGTACCGCAGTTCTATGCGGTTCTACCGTCATACGGTCGGCACGATTTTAAAATCCCCGCGTCATTTCACGATCGTATCCGCGGCTGAAGTCACGTTTCGGTATTTCCCGTCTCCGGCGTCATTCCAATCCTCCCGCAACGGGCTCCGCATTGAACGTTGGCTCTCAATTCCCGGCGTCGTCGTATTGCGAAAGTCGCGGTCCCTCGCGCTGCGCATCTGGGCCGGCCGACGGCGCCCTGATCGTCGTGCGCACCGGCGACGGCAGGGCGGGAGCACGCCTTAACGTTGAGGGGAGGTTCCGTCTCCCGCCGGGTGCGGCATCGTGATGGCCTCGAAGAACGTGCTGACCAGCTCCTGCGGCATCTGATAGCCCTTCACCTTGCCGAAGCCGGGTCCTCGCGGTGCGAGGGGCGGCTGCATGCCCTCCGGCCACCAGCCTTCGCGGACACCGCGTTCGAGCGCCCGCTTGAGCGGGCCCGCGTGGCCCCGCAGGCTCTTGCCGTCCAGGTCCTCGCGCAGGATTTCGTCCGACACGAAGCCGTCCCTGACTGCTGCTTCCCGGAGCAGGCGCTGCGCCCGCTTCGGAACGGCCTGGTAGAAGCGGTCGGCGCGCTCGACGGTCCACTCGGAGTCGAGTTCGACGGCGGCGGCGTGCTTGGCGAGGAGGGCGAGGAGGTCGGCCCGGAACGCGTCGTTCGGCTCTTCGACGGTCAAGACGATGCGCATGGTTCAGGGCTCCCGTTACAACAGACGTGAATAGCGGTCCATAGACGTGGAGTCACCGTAGCGGTCCCGCTGCTCGCGTGTCCCCGTCTTCAGGGCATCCGGGTGAGAGGTCTTCCGTAAGACCCTCACCGTCCATGCCATACAGGAAAATTACAGTTTTCCTGTAATCTCTGATCAGCTGAGCCGATCAGCTGAGCCGAGCGACCGTCAAGCGAGGCCGAACCTCAGGGGATTCATGTGGAGAGTGTGAAGTCGGCGGCTCTGGCCGGCCAGCGGTCCTACGTACCGCCGGGGCTGCGCCTCGGTCCGCCGCAACTGGACTTCCCGCCGGTTCCCAACGGTGTCGACTACCTCCTCAGCGTCGTCCACCACCTGAACGAGGACACCGGCGGCTCACCCCGCGACATCAAGTACGCCGTGCTCCATCTCCAGGCGGCTGCCGAAGTCCTGCTGAAGGCCCGGCTCTTGCGCGAGCACTGGACGCTGGTCTTCAAGGACCCGGGAGCGGCCACCCGGAAGAAGAAGGACGACTTCTCGTTCGAGAGCTGCACCACCACCGAGGCGGTCACGCGGCTGCGCAACATCGCACACATCGCGATCACCGACGCCGAAGCCAAGGCACTGAAGGATCTCACCCGGGACCGCAACGCCCTCCAGCACTACGGTCTGACCCACAATGCGCGCGCCGTCGAAGCCCGCGCCGCTGTCGTGCTCGACTTCCTCGTGCGCTTCCTCGACGAGAGCCTGCTCCCCGAACTCCACGAGGAGGAGAGAACAAGAATCCGGCGCCCCATGGACGAGGTGCGCAGCGGACTCACCGCCATCGAAGCCTTCGTCGACGAGCGCATGAAGCGCCTTCGCGGCAGCGAACTGAAAGGCGCCGAGAGTACGACCGCCCAGTGCCCGGACTGCAACCAGCTCGCCTTGCGCGTTGCGCCAGACGAAGCGCGCTGCCATTTCTGCGCCCGGGACTGGACGGCTCGACAGATCGCGTACGAGCTGGGAGACGGCGATCCCGACAACCCGTGCAACGAATGCCCCGGCTGTCACGCTCCCACGCTGCTCGACTCCATCGTCTTCGTTGACCCCATCGGCGACAAAGACCTTTACTGCGTAACGTGTGCAACACGCTACGCCCTGGACGAGTTGGGCAACTGCGCTGCGTGCGGCTGCTACTGGCCCCACGAGGGTGACGACGACGGCACTCGCCAGACTCTCTGCGGGATGTGCCAGGACCAGATTCGCCGGGAAGAAGAGATGCTGTGACAGGGCTCGCGCGAGGCACGGCGGCAGAACACCCGGAGGTCAGGCTGGGGGCGCGGCGGTGACCGGCTCGGAGATCGACATCGTCACGGCCACCTCGGGTACGCCGCGCCCCCAGCCCGGTGCCGGCTTCACGCTCGCTGCCCTCGCCAAGGACCCCCGTACGGGCTGGCCGCCGCGTGCCCGGCGCATGTACGAGTACCTGGCAGCCAGGTACGGCGACCACGACGCGCTGTGCACCCTCGCCGCAGCCTGGATCGCCCACCAGCGCTCCGAAGGGGTCCGCAAGACCTACAGCACGAACTTCCGCGTGTTCGAGCCCTACCTGCGCGAGCACGGCATCCACCCACTGACCGTGGGTTTCCTCGCCGCCGATGCCTTCGCCCGGCACCTGGAGACCGCGCCCACCCTCGTCTGGCGCGACGGCCGCCGGGAACCCGAGGGCCCACCCCGCCAGGACGCCACCCGGCACAACGTCCTCGCCAGCTGCTCCAGCTTCTACGAGTTCGTCCTGCGGACCCGAGCACTGCCCAAGGAGGCGTTCGACGCGAACCCCTTCACCGGCGTGCTCTATCCCGTCATCGACCCGCTGGAAACCACCACCGTCTCCCTGAGCGAGACCGAGTGGACGACGCTCCTGGCCACCGCCCGGGACAACCCGATCTCCCGCGCGACGGCGCTGCGGACCTACGTGCTGCTGTGGTTCGTCTACGTCTGCTTCCTGCGGATCGACGCCGCCCTCACCGCCCGGATCGAGAACATCGGCCACACGGACGGGCACCGCACCATTCGCGTCCGGATCAAGGGTGGGAAGTGGGCCACCAAGGCGCTGCCGCCGCCCGTGTACGCGGTCCTCACGGAGCTGATCGGTGACCGTACCGAGGGCTTCGTCTTCATCACCAGCACGGGCCGGCCCCTCGACGAACCCTCGGTGTGGCGCACCCTGCGCAAGCTCGCCCGGCGCGCCGGCCTGCCCCAGGCCGACAGGATTCGGCCGCACTCCATCAAGCACACCGTGATCGAGCACGCCTTCGCCCGCCCCGGCGCCCGCCCGGACCGGATCCAGGAAGCGGCCGACCACCGAGACCCCCGCACCACGATGCGCTACCACCAACGCCGCAAGCGCCTCGACGACAGCCCGATGTACGACATGGCCGCAGCCACGGCCGCCGCTTTGGAAGAGTCGTAGCACGGCTGATGATTCGCCCCGAGGGGGACAGAAACTGGTCACGTCGGTGAGTGCCCTTGAGCGTTGTGGCATACGCCCCTCGCCTGTGGGGATGGACCGCGACTCTGCTCTGATGGGAGCTGGCGGCTGCGGCGTTGTAAGGGCAACCTGATCGTTCCTGGTCGGCACCGTATCTTCACGGCAGGCGGTAGGTGCTCCATTCCGGCTGGCCGGGCCCGTCCTCCTCCTCGTAATCAATGGGGAACTGGTGGCCATGCAGCCGGTAGACCATCTCGTCCGGTGCTGCCAACATCCGAGCCCGCCGCCAAGCCGCGTCGAACGACAGGCGCTTGTTCGCTTCGCGTCGCAGGCGCAGCGCACGCCAGGAAGTGAGAGGGGCGAGGATGATCCGCCACAGGGTCAGCTTCATCCCTTGCGCTGACCTTCTGCCGCTTCCCTGCCGGCCATGGATGCGCTGCCCACCGCCGAATCGTCCGCGGCGGCATCGCCCTTCAGCATCTTGACCGACTCGCAGAGCGCGAGCATCGCCCGGTTCTGCATCTCGATGTCGTCGAAGCCCTGGCCGATCGCCTCCCACTGCTCGAGCAGAGGCTGCCACCATGCGTCGGCAGCGACGATCCACCGCGCCAGGCGCTGCCAGTCGGCAACCTGCTGAGCGCCTGGCCAGTCGCCCTGCCGTTCGATCCGGTCGAGCACGAAGAGGTCGGGCTGCTCGTACAGGTTCGTGCGCAGGAACCGCAGCCGCCGTATTCGTGCCTCGTCTGCCCGCTGCTGAGCGAGGTCCTCCTGGGTGCTCTCCGAGAGGGTCAGTTCCACGCGGGCAGCCAGGCACCGGTATCCGGTGGCACGTGTGTGCTCCGGGGTGCCGAGCTCGGCGTTGACGGTGTCCTGAGCGGTACGTACCTCCACGGCTTCGAAGAGCCGGGCGACCTGTCCGGCCCGCGCCAGGGTCCGGCTGAGTACGAGGTCCTCGACATTGAGCCGGGTTCGCAGCGCCGGGCGCCATTCGATTGTGAACGTGGCCTCGAAGTGCATGCCGGCGGTTGCGGAGCGAAGCATCCGAGGCTGGGTGCAGTGGATCGTGCGGGCCCGGTGCTGCCAGAACCACCTCACGCCGGGTTCCTGTTGAGCTGGATCACGGTGCGGAGCCGAGGGTCGACGAGGCGGTCCCAGAAGTCGTTGGCCGCAGTCCTGTCCCCGTCGACCGTGACGTGCTCCAGTGCCTGCATCAGGCTCATGGAGGCCTTGAAGATCTTCTGGCCTCGCAGGACCGGGAGCAGCCCGTCCCGGACCCGGGCGTAGGAGGCGGGGTCATCTGCCGACTGCCT comes from Streptomyces sp. NBC_01551 and encodes:
- a CDS encoding tyrosine-type recombinase/integrase, producing the protein MTGSEIDIVTATSGTPRPQPGAGFTLAALAKDPRTGWPPRARRMYEYLAARYGDHDALCTLAAAWIAHQRSEGVRKTYSTNFRVFEPYLREHGIHPLTVGFLAADAFARHLETAPTLVWRDGRREPEGPPRQDATRHNVLASCSSFYEFVLRTRALPKEAFDANPFTGVLYPVIDPLETTTVSLSETEWTTLLATARDNPISRATALRTYVLLWFVYVCFLRIDAALTARIENIGHTDGHRTIRVRIKGGKWATKALPPPVYAVLTELIGDRTEGFVFITSTGRPLDEPSVWRTLRKLARRAGLPQADRIRPHSIKHTVIEHAFARPGARPDRIQEAADHRDPRTTMRYHQRRKRLDDSPMYDMAAATAAALEES